The following coding sequences are from one Salvia hispanica cultivar TCC Black 2014 chromosome 3, UniMelb_Shisp_WGS_1.0, whole genome shotgun sequence window:
- the LOC125209284 gene encoding uncharacterized protein LOC125209284 has product MYSSKELLPEKQRGGAKEWCIILATTALSLHPPLSLLLLSRLSTARFNRDQKVPFPTSLLLHTKTTLLFSLLVSAVAVAAYVQILTGMNLYFFISKRRRLSQAWVMLFLMLVCLNLGFDLPISTDTSLRGGDNFVTARRLVLVLGVHEMMVCRRNNAAAPKSGFDLPISTDTSLRGGDNFVTARRLVLVLGVHEMMVLWRRSVVKPVVDEAVSGFFDEGFGWAEKAVLAAALGYLWSRRLGGEVEALAALPRRRTELGMGVEAADVLGWWLYYLTAAIGGIKVIKGLFWAANIFYRHICRISVLSNPLADQQLV; this is encoded by the exons ATGTATTCTTCTAAAGAATTATTGCCGGAGAAACAACGCGGCGGCGCCAAAGAGTGGTGCATAATTTTAGCCACCACAGCCCTCAGCCTCCACCCGCCGctctctctcctcctcctctcccgTCTCTCCACCGCCCGCTTCAACCGCGACCAAAAAGTCCCCTTTCCCACATCGCTTCTCTTGCACACCAAGACAACCCTACTCTTCAGCTTGCTCGTCTCCGCTGTTGCTGTCGCAGCTTACGTACAAATTCTCACCGGCATGAacctctattttttcatcagCAAACGGCGCCGTTTAAGCCAAGCATGGGTCATGCTTTTCTTGATGCTAGTTTGCCTAAATTTAGGGTTTGATCTTCCCATCAGCACTGACACGAGTTTGCGCGGCGGCGACAATTTTGTCACGGCGAGGAGGCTGGTTTTGGTGTTGGGAGTGCATGAAATGATGGTTTGCCGGAGAAACAACGCGGCGGCGCCAAAGAGTG GGTTTGATCTTCCCATCAGCACTGACACGAGTTTGCGCGGCGGCGACAATTTTGTCACGGCGAGGAGGCTGGTTTTGGTGTTGGGAGTGCATGAAATGATGGTTTTGTGGCGGCGGAGTGTGGTGAAGCCGGTAGTGGACGAGGCGGTTTCGGGATTTTTCGATGAGGGTTTCGGGTGGGCGGAGAAGGCAGTTTTGGCGGCGGCGCTAGGGTATTTGTGGTCGCGGAGGTTGGGGGGAGAGGTTGAGGCGCTGGCGGCGCTGCCACGGAGAAGGACGGAGCTGGGGATGGGTGTGGAAGCGGCGGACGTTTTAGGGTGGTGGTTGTATTATTTGACGGCGGCGATAGGTGGCATTAAGGTGATTAAAGGGTTATTTTGGGCAGCAAACATATTTTATAGACATATCTGTAGAATATCTGTTCTAAGCAATCCATTAGCTGATCAACAGTTGGTGTAG
- the LOC125209282 gene encoding protein ALP1-like: MFDEYLHVGDTTGRECLVNFCAGVIDAFGATYLRKPNAQDCQDLLRMHDTVHGFPGMLGSIDCMHWEWKNCPAAWRGQFTSGYKGTHPTMILEAIVDHSLWIWHAHFGVAGSNNDINVLNSSSLFTEQCNGNGPVISFTANGRQHHMGYYLADGIYPRWPVFLKTISCPTGARREFFAAKQEAARKDVERGFGVLQARWGIVKGPARSWYRHHIANVMYACIILHNMIIHDEGRATSQWSDDEAAPSAGHAAPPVVRGLPYGLNERLQAQESMRNQQAHLDLMNDMIEEVWTRSGR; this comes from the coding sequence atgttcgacgagtatcTTCACGTCGGGGATACAACTGGCCGGGAGTGTCTGGTAAATTTTTGTGCGGGCGTTATTGACGCCTTCGGCGCCACATATTTGCGCAAGCCGAATGCCCAAGACTGCCAGGACCTGCTGCGGATGCACGATACGGTGCACGGCTTTCCTGGAATGTTAGGGAGTATTGATTGTATGCActgggagtggaagaattgtcctGCAGCGTGGAGAGGCCAATTCACCAGTGGGTATAAGGGTACccacccgacgatgatccttgaagcaATCGTTGACCACAGtctttggatttggcatgctcACTTTGGCGTGGCGGGGTCCAACAACGACATCAATGTGCTGAACTCGTCCAGTCTCTTCACCGAGCAATGCAATGGCAACGGTCCGGTTATCAGCTTCACTGCCAACGGACGACAAcatcatatggggtactacttAGCCGACGGCATTTACCCGAGATGGCCAGTTTTCTTGAAGACGATCTCCTGTCCAACGGGTGCGAGGAGAGAGTTTTTTGCGGCAAAGCAGGAGGCTGCACGGAAGGACGTGGAGCGAGGATTCGGTGTGCTTCAAGCGCGTTGGGGAATAGTGAAAGGCCCGGCTCGTTCCTGGTACAGGCATCATATCGCCAATGTCATGTACGCGTGCAtcatcttgcacaacatgattattcaCGATGAAGGTCGTGCAACTAGCCAGTGGTCCGACGATGAAGCCGCTCCGAGCGCAGGTCATGCAGCCCCGCCGGTCGTTCGAGGTTTACCCTATGGACTCAACGAGAGATTACAAGCTCAGGAGAGCATGCGCAACCAACAAGCTCATCTTGATCTCATGaacgacatgattgaagaagtttggacgCGTAGTGGTCGTTGA